From Paenibacillus sp. GP183, one genomic window encodes:
- a CDS encoding YjcZ family sporulation protein, whose protein sequence is MSFVGGFGRHFAFILVLFILLVIILSTFII, encoded by the coding sequence ATGAGCTTTGTTGGAGGATTTGGACGTCATTTCGCTTTTATCTTAGTTCTCTTTATTTTGTTAGTCATAATTCTTTCCACCTTCATAATTTAA
- the hfq gene encoding RNA chaperone Hfq, with protein sequence MNKQIEVQNLILNGVQQSQTPVTVILVNGFQIRGTIKHHDNFTVEVDSEGKQQVIYKHAISTIIPINPVNISGAVH encoded by the coding sequence ATGAATAAACAAATCGAAGTGCAAAATTTAATCCTTAACGGGGTACAGCAAAGCCAGACACCTGTAACTGTAATCCTGGTGAATGGCTTTCAGATCCGAGGCACGATTAAGCATCACGATAACTTCACTGTTGAGGTAGATTCCGAAGGCAAGCAACAGGTGATTTACAAGCATGCTATATCAACGATCATTCCGATCAACCCGGTGAACATTAGTGGGGCTGTTCATTAA
- a CDS encoding cyclase family protein, whose amino-acid sequence MEKNFIDLSHTIEDGLITYKGLPAPLICDYLSREASKEIYEEGTEFQIGKIEMVANTGTYMDTPFHRYRDGKDLSEVDFHSFAGVESESH is encoded by the coding sequence ATGGAGAAGAACTTTATTGATTTAAGTCATACCATTGAAGATGGATTAATTACTTATAAGGGCCTCCCTGCACCGCTTATTTGCGACTACTTGAGTAGAGAAGCATCGAAAGAAATTTATGAAGAAGGTACTGAATTTCAAATCGGAAAGATTGAAATGGTTGCCAATACAGGGACATATATGGATACACCGTTTCACAGATATCGCGATGGAAAGGATTTATCGGAAGTAGATTTTCATTCTTTTGCAGGTGTTGAGAGTGAAAGTCATTAG
- a CDS encoding DinB family protein produces MFVTVENFIEEYREETKLTQKLLDSLTDDSLKQEVAPGYRTLGFLAWHLVPSGGILHQVDLRFDTPTKSAEAPESAVAIARAYRSAAQAVMDTVRSQWTDEKLQEPVSIFGQQWKNGFVLDMFLRHEVHHRGQLTLLMRQAGLPITGVYGPSKEEWEQMGMKAPV; encoded by the coding sequence ATGTTCGTCACCGTGGAAAATTTTATCGAAGAATACCGGGAAGAAACGAAATTGACGCAAAAACTGCTGGATTCCCTGACGGATGATTCCTTGAAGCAAGAGGTCGCCCCGGGCTATCGCACGCTTGGGTTTCTCGCTTGGCATCTCGTGCCGTCGGGCGGCATTTTGCATCAAGTCGATCTGAGATTCGACACCCCAACGAAGAGCGCGGAAGCTCCGGAATCCGCCGTTGCCATCGCTCGCGCTTACCGTTCGGCTGCCCAAGCTGTTATGGACACCGTACGGTCCCAGTGGACGGATGAAAAACTGCAGGAACCCGTAAGCATATTTGGCCAACAATGGAAGAATGGATTTGTACTGGACATGTTCCTTCGGCATGAAGTGCATCATCGCGGTCAGCTCACCCTTTTGATGCGCCAGGCGGGACTGCCCATTACGGGCGTATATGGACCGTCCAAGGAAGAATGGGAGCAAATGGGGATGAAAGCTCCGGTTTAA
- a CDS encoding cyclase family protein, with amino-acid sequence MKVIRIDDMNIKVIDETFFKGIELVGKAVLVHTGWDKHWNTDQYFEDHPHLTRGAAEYLAERKVAIVGIDSMNIDCTRGKSRPVHSILLGADIPIVEHLCNLHLLPERGFRFYAVPPKIKKMGSFPVRAFGELL; translated from the coding sequence GTGAAAGTCATTAGAATAGATGACATGAATATAAAAGTGATTGATGAAACTTTTTTTAAAGGAATTGAATTAGTGGGGAAAGCAGTATTAGTGCATACGGGATGGGACAAACATTGGAATACGGATCAATATTTTGAAGATCATCCTCATCTAACAAGGGGTGCGGCAGAGTATTTAGCAGAACGAAAAGTGGCTATCGTGGGCATTGATTCCATGAATATTGATTGTACAAGAGGCAAGTCTAGGCCAGTCCATTCGATTTTGCTTGGAGCGGATATCCCAATAGTAGAACATCTATGCAATTTGCATTTACTTCCTGAAAGAGGCTTTCGCTTTTATGCAGTTCCGCCAAAAATAAAAAAAATGGGGTCATTTCCAGTAAGAGCATTTGGAGAGCTATTGTGA
- a CDS encoding ATP-binding protein yields the protein MINREQLNKFKTEIEKFIIDGEHSFLFLQGDSGSGKTTAIKELIKEVRQRESRNFITYLHAPLPATERNIYQALLLSLQLNFTVKRTQFEMFKIVENVISVTFGETGVPTVFVIDDAENLKFGNWSQSIESFKQLAEIAGAKFIFCSAKDLVPSTPISILRKSCTHRLETA from the coding sequence ATGATTAATCGAGAACAATTGAATAAGTTTAAAACTGAAATTGAGAAATTTATTATTGATGGTGAACATTCTTTTTTATTTCTTCAAGGTGATTCTGGATCAGGAAAAACAACTGCGATTAAAGAATTGATTAAAGAGGTTAGACAGCGTGAATCACGTAATTTTATTACCTACCTACATGCCCCACTCCCAGCCACTGAACGAAACATTTATCAGGCACTCTTGTTGTCCTTGCAGTTGAATTTTACAGTCAAGCGAACTCAATTCGAAATGTTCAAGATTGTAGAAAATGTCATTTCTGTCACTTTTGGAGAAACTGGAGTACCCACTGTGTTCGTGATTGACGATGCTGAAAACCTGAAGTTCGGCAACTGGTCACAATCAATCGAATCTTTTAAACAATTGGCAGAAATCGCCGGTGCAAAATTCATTTTCTGCAGTGCGAAAGATTTGGTCCCTTCAACTCCGATAAGCATCTTAAGAAAAAGCTGCACACATCGGCTTGAAACTGCCTGA